GTCAACACCGCGTGGTCCCTCGCCGTCatcggaggcgacgcgctgcgctcccgcgcgttcgccgcgctctgGGGTGAGATTTGCGCTCGTGGCgaggcagccgcggcggagggagcGACGGTGGACCCCTCTCTCGACGGTGACCGCATCCAGTACGGGTCCTGGAAGGGCAAGAACCTCAACCAGATCAACCAGGCCATCGTGGCGGTTGagtccgcgggcggcgcggaggcttTGGCCCTGAGACCCGCTCCCGACTCGCTcacagccgccgccgagagcgcGTGGATGGCTCAGCGCCGCCCCCCCGTGGTCTCCTGGTaccagcgcgacgtcgcgtcgatcCTTTCCTACATGGGCGAGAAGCACGAGGAAGAAGCGGTCTGCGGGGGCTACAGGGTTGATCTTCTCGTGCCGAACCCCGTGGGTGTGCCACAGCAATCCGGAGGTATCGCCATCGAGGTTGACGGCCCCTCGCACTTTGCACGCAACgaccccgagctcgcgctcgggcaGACTCGACTGAAGCACCGTCAGTTGCGGCATCTCGGCATGTCGGTGGTGTCCGTGTCCGTCGCTGAGTGGGAGTATCTGGAGTCagccgaggagaaggtggAGTACCTGCGTGAAAAGATGGCGACTCCTGCGGCATGATGAGGTGCTTGAACTGTCGATTTCATGACGAATCATACAAGTACACCTTTAGTTTGTGGTTATAATTTATTTATTTGAGTACAATCCGTGACTAACAACTGCGCAGTCGTCAGAAATTATGGAAAATACGTGAAAAGGAATAGAGGCATCGTCGGAACTTCCGACCTTTCAGTGCACTCTGAGGGTCGCGTATCGCGCGAGTCCCGGGGGCGAGGTATCGCGAACGCCACGACGCTGAATTATAGCGAACCGCTCTCCGCACTGACGCGAAACCCTCGTCCAAGGTCCCACGTTCGGTGTTGATCTCGCTTTCCAAGGAGAAAACCTCAACGACAAAATCAAAAAACTTGAGCAGAACGCGTGGATTGGAGTCTCGACTCATGGCCTGCTGCTTCAAGCAGCCCACCgttgaggacgacgacgggccgACTTTGGTTGCGGGAAAGTTCGCCGCCGACAACGCGCCGGCCGGGCATGTCGTGAACCGAGACTCTGAGCTGAAGTCGAGAAaagcctcgaacgcgcggcccGCCCGAATctcgaacggcgccgcgcactcAGGACGCGCACCGAGGCTGTCCATGGgggacaccgacgacgagtggCACGATGCGGAGGACACGATGCCTTCTCTCGACCCCACGTGGGCTAACTCCCCGAGCTCGAAGGAGATTGGATCGATCCTTGAGGAGCACGGGATCAAGCTGGAGGTCAGGGAGGCACCCGCAGAGGGCATCGGCCGGTGCCTCATCCCCCGCTTGGACATCCCCTTCGAGAAACCCGGAGACGGCGATACGTTGAGTTGGAGCGCTAACCCGCTTGGCCAAGGGTTCAGACTGCGCGGCAAGCAGTACAAGAAAGATAGGAAGAAGTTCCCGTCCGAGAAGCCCCTGtacgacgtcgtccacgtctTGGCGTTTCGGAGCGACAAGCAGAAGCTGGACTTTGGCGAGCTgatcttcggcggcgacgtcggtgagATCATCCACGGGTGTCCGACGGTGTACATCGCGAATCTCATGTTGCCGGACTATCCCCCGGCGAATCCGCTGTGGGGCAAGAAGGAAAAGGGCGGTCCGGACGGTCCCGGACAGCACATCGTCGTGGTGGCGAGGATGACGGAGGAGACTCGCGCTGAGCTGGAGCGCTGCGGCGGGGATGTTGACAAGATGGCGCCGGAGGTTGGTCTGATGGCGCGCCATTTCAGGGCGGGGCCGCACGATGAAAACGGCATGGACATGCCTCCGCACCCCGCGCCTGTGAGGCACTGCACGAAGATGGTGTGCATGGTGGCGGATGGGCAGCAGGAGCTCCCGATGGTGGTGCGCGTGGCCATCGGGCAGGGTAACGGGAAGCCATTCATGGTGAACAAGACGGGTTACTTCACCAAGCATGAGGGCAAAGGGTACTTCGAGATCGCAGTGAACGCCCACAACTTCGGGCAGTTCGCGACGAACGGTCTGAGAAATTGTCACAGCTTCTTCAAGCACCTCGTGCTTGACATCGGTGTGACGCTGCAAGGGGATCATCCAGACGAGCTGCCGGAGCGGCTCCTTTTTGCCTTCCGAGCGGTCAAGCCGGACCTTCACCACATCCaggtccacgtcgacgagctcgacgaggaggcgaaaTCGATCGGTAAGGGACGGGAGGCCAGGCCTTGGTTGAGTTGGGACGAGCTGAAGATGCCCGGCACGTGAACCATTGGACAAAGTTAGTTTTTTTATTTCCAATAATCCAGGGGACTTCAGTCGCCTCACGATCTAACGCCTTCAAGGCGACTCCGGTTGATACGCATACCCCAAGGGTAGTGTCGCGTTCAACGAATCTGCCATCCTGGGGGTCATCCACGCTCGCAAGCGGCTGGGAGAGGGCGGTGGACTTATCTCCGTtgtcgcgcctccgccgtcgtccaggcCAGCCATTTGCATAGACCAGAGCTCTGTTtggagctcgagctccgaacgcttgagcttctcgcggcggagcaccCTCTCGCACAAGATTCTGAGCTTTTCGAGTCCGTAACGAGAACGCTTGAGCAGCTCCATCTCATCGCGCGTGGGAGGTGGTCTGCGCTTGGAACCTCCAGCCTTGggcccgcgaccgccgcgaccgccacgACCGGAGAGGGgcgggcgcccgcggccccgaccgcctccgcccaccgcgcgtGGATCCCCACCAGCCTCAAGACGGCGCCGCTCGGCCATGGAGTGACGACCGCAGAACGCGTGGCGCTTGCTGTTCTGGAACTCCGCCTCGGATAGGAGCCAGCCATTGCGTCGCGCGCACAGCGGGTGGAAGTTGAGGGTGCATCCGGGGGCGGTGCACTGCACGACGGCACCTTCGGACCTGCGACAGACGATGCAATCAGCCTCAAAGGCTGATCGAGGCACCCTATCCAGACCCCGTACCACGGCAGACGCTACACCAGGTTCGGGAGCGGACGCGAAGTCGATCCCTGGCACACACTGCGCGCAAACCACGTGCGCCCACCgcaccgcgccctcgtcgcttTCCTTCTTGACCGGGGCACCAACCGGGGGGCAGACGGTGTGCGGATCCTTTCCGGGGTGAACGTCGTAGCCCACCAACGCCGCTCGACGTACCGCCGCGGGAGAGTTTGGAAGAATCTTGTTGCAGTTTTCCTCGTCGGCAGCCCCCGATTCCGTGCGGGCCTCGATGTTCACCGCGGTTTGCCTCGTCGGTTCCGCGTCCCCACCCGCCGCAGCCggtccgtcgacgagcgtGGAGTCCCCGTAGCCGCCATCCTTCGACGGAGTCGCCGGTGCCGCAGCGGCTGATACGGTAGCGGCGGTAGATCGCGGAGCCGAGTGCtttggcggaggcgcgggctcgatgaccgcccgcagcgcgccgcgcttcaCCGGGCACAGCACACACGCCGGCCTCGGATCGTACAGGGAgccgtcgccagcctctCGGAGCCAGCGGGGCGGGCGACTGGGCGGCATGCCCCTCGCCTTCTCGTTCTCCTCAGCCACGTGACACGGCCAGCACAGCCAGTCGTCCTCCGGGACCTCGTCGACTCCGTAGCAGTCCTGGTGAACGGCAACCTCGCACCGCTCGCAAAAGATGATCTCGTTGGGTTCCTCCgaatcgcctccgccgcacACCGCACAGAGGGCatcctccatcgcgcccgtctcgaCGAGCGGATCGACCAGCTCCGCCAGCTGGTGACGCGTCCCGCCGGGAGATAGTTGCGTAGTTCCGCCCGGGCTGATCGTGCCGCTCATGGCCCCAAAGGCACCTTGCAAATCCGCCGAGGGCAAGCCCCGCTTCCGAAGGTACTCCTCCCTCCACCTCCCACCGCGCCATCGCTCCTCGTACTTCTCCGTCTCTTCCACCCATTCTATCTTTTCCTGGCGATCCGCAGCCTCGTCTGCAGCTGCGGCTTTCGCATTCGTCAGGGCtttggcggcgagcgtccgCGTGATCCAGAGAGTtcgcgcgagcgcagccTGGGCCTGAAGCAGCTCGCCAACCACCTCGTCAtccggcgcgaggccgaggaggtcgGTGGCGCGATccagcttggcgagctcctcctccatcgaaTCCGGCTCCTCGCCTTCTTCCCAAGTCGCGCTGGGAGAGTCGGGGGTGACCTGAGCGGCGGCCTGCTTATTTCGGCGGTGACACTTGAGAGGCGCAGACACGGTGCCGCAGATGCCCTTCTTGTGTACAACACAGACGGGGCATTTCGGCGGGCGACCGGGACCGGGTTTCTTCTCGGTTTTGGAGGTGTCGTCATCCTGCCTGGCGGACTCGGGTTCCTCCGGCATCCCGGGAGGTGGCATCGCCAGCACCTGAATCGTGTGCTCAGAGAGGTGTTGGATGTCGACTGGGGGATCATGCTCTGGACCATCCGGGTGCCCAAccaacgccatcgccgggtCATCCTCAGCCTTGACACCCTCCTCACCCTCCTTCGTCACACCCATCAGGGCCGATCGACCGAGACCAACCGCCCCTGCACCCTCTTCGACGTCCATGAGCACCGCACCGTTTGATTGCccatcttcgccgccgtccgcgatggGTTTCTTGGGCGACATTGCCTGGAGCGACTCTTTCCTGAGCCATGCCCGAATCGCCTGCACGACCGGCTGATGCTCTGTGGCGGACTCCTTCGCATCGGATGCAATCCAAGCCTCGAGCACACGAGTACCTCCTACCACGCCCGCGCTTTTAGCCACTTCCGCGATGGTTCGCTTCGATAGAGTCACGTCGTTCATCAGCAGCGACTTTATCTCCGCGTCCGCAACTTCGTGAAGCTGCTTCTCCCTCTCTCGTTCCCTCTCCTTCGCCctctccatcgcgtcgatcgATGCAATCCCCGCCGCGTTTGCGTTTTCTTTCTCTGCACCCTCCTCGTCATGATCTGCATCCTCGAGGGCCTGGTCACGTTCGGTCACTTTCGTGAACGTCCTGCTGAATTCCAGGGGGGGGCTCGGCTTGCCTCGGGTGGACCGGCCAGttgccgccggcgtcccAACGGAGGCTCGCTTGCGCGCCTCCAACTCAGCCTTCGTCGGCCTCCCACGCCCTCGTTTCTTCGACATGGACACGGACTCGGAAATATCGACGTCGCTGTCGGTTATTTCGGTCTCCCTCTCCGACGTTTCCCCATCGTCCCCATCTTCCTCAACAgagtcctcctcgcgcttctTTCCAGAGGCGCTTGCCCCGATAACCTTCGAGTGCTTCACGCAGTAGCTCAAATACTGGCAACCCTCCTCCCCGATCCTCGTCTTAATCTGCATCGTGTGATCGCCGGCGTTAAACGCGCATATGGGATGGTACGCGACGGCGCAGTGACCGAAAACGCACTGGATGCAAGGTCCGCAGCCGCGCTTCTTGCAAACCGAGCACGTGAGCGCGTTCCGTTCCTTGTCGATGTCGCCGATGCCCATCACTGGCTCCATCGTCTTGATGTCGTCTATGAACGTCTCAGGCATCCACTGCGAACAGAAGAGATGGCACCATTTGCCGTTTCCCGTGGGTTTCAGCGCCCCACCGGGCGTCGGGCACAGGCAGCACTGCGGCGCCCGCTTGGACGGATTCTTCTTCTTGAAGACGCAAGCCTTGCAGTTCCAGTCGCCGGTGGGTATCCGCACGATGCCGTAGCACCCCTTGTGCACCGCAACGTCGCACGTCTCGCAGAAAAGAATGGGGTTATCTTCGTACGATTCCCCGTCCCAGCACACGTGGCAGCACTCTGCCTTTTCGTCGGGGTTCTCCATGGGCGACACCACCTGCACCTGCAGCTTGTCATCCGGCCGTGTCGCTTTTTTCTTGTggctcttcttcttcggctTGGGctccggcggaggcggcgggggagggttCCTGCGCAGCTCTTCCTCGTAgagccgacgacgttcgGCTTCCTGAGCGTCTTCGTCTTCCCATTCTGCGCGACAGAGACGGAGGCGATGGGGTCAGAGAGGCTCGGGACCTCGAACGTGGAGCTGGGAAGATGCGAACTGAACCGGTGGGAAAAAGCGATCGAAAGGGAGAGCGAGACTGGGGCGACGCAGCGGACTCACCAAGCACGTAGTACCTCCCCAGCGCGGGTATGCGAAAGTCAGGGTCGTCCTCAAGCTTAGTCGGCCCCTCCGGCACGAACGCAGCTACGTCTTCGGCGGTGATGTGGCGAAAGTACTCCTCGTTGTACGCGAGGAAAGGCGCGTGGTTCTCGTCTATGAGGGACTCCCCCGGGGGCATCGCCCACTTCTTCGTCctctcagcctcctcctccatcatCCTGCGCTTCTTCTTACCATCGGGATCGTCCGCCAGAGCCGCCTGGAACGCCTGAGCTTCCGTGTAGGCGTCCGTCAGCGTGGTCGGAGCGCGGAAGCACTCGAAGCGGTTCCCGCCCAGATCAGACAGCAGCGCTGACTGCAGCTCGCGAGTTTTTGCCGTCAACTTCTCCACCTCCCCGGAAACCGCACCCCCGGTCGCCGCATCAGCCGGCGACATGGTCGCAACCGCACGCGATATCTCGTGCGGGTCGCCCTCGTGCAGTGCACGCCCACCAGCGCGCGTccaacgcctcgcgcgtcacgcTATGTCACGCCCGTAGAAGCGTCGATCTCACTTTTCGATGCATCGAACTCCGGAATTTTTGAATTCTTTGATTTGACGTTGAAATCGACCACTGCCTATGAGACACAAGGCGAGAGCACAAGCAAACACACTGGCGGGAGGGTTCAATTGGCTTTGCCCTGAAGAAAAACCCACCCTTGGCCCCCCCAAAGGGACAGAAAGCACCGCAGATCGCGCTGCCGTGGGGGCGCGGACTGCGAAAGGCGGCGGCATGGATCTCATTCGAAACTTCCTGGGAGGTGGGAACAACGGCGAGGAGCCCGATGCGAAGCGCGTGAAGCGagaggacgacgacagcgccggcgccgcgaacggagGGGCGAATggcacgtccacgagcggcgcgggcggcgcgggaggggcgggggtGGAGGGAAAGGTGGACCACCTCGGCCAGTACGCCATGCGGGAGATACATTTGCGCaagcaggaggaggacggtGAACTCGTGTACATGGTCATCAagaacgacggcgaggagcagAACATGATCTGGCTCGTCAACCTAAAGAACATCTTCAGCAAGCAGCTCCCTAACATGCCAAAGGAGTACATCGTGCGCCTGGTGATGGACCCAAGGCACCACTCCATGATCTGTTTGAAGAATAACACCGTAATTGGCGGCATCACGTACAGGCCGTTCTGGAGGCAGAACATGGGAGAGATTGCGTTCTGCGCAGTGAGCGCCAACGAGCAGGTGAAGGGCTACGGCACCCGGCTGATGAACCACCTGAAGGAGTACGTGTGCGACAAGGAGAACATGACGCACCTCATCACGTTCGCGGACAACAACGCGGTGGGATACTTTCAGAAGCAGGGCTTCACCAAGGACGTCATGATGGAGCGCGAGAAATGGGTCGGCTACATCAAGGAGTACGACGGCGGCACCATCATGGAGTGCGCCCTCTCTGCGCAGGTTTCGTACACAGAGTTCCCGGTGATGATCCGgcagcagcgcgcggcggtggacgaaaAGGTGAGGGAAATGTCCAACTCGCACGTGGTGTACCCCGGTCTGGCGCAGTTCAAGGGACCCGCGGGACCGGGCGGCGTGCGCAAACCTGTGCCCCCAGAGGTCATCAAGGGTATAAAGGAAGCTGGCTGGGAGCCGCCGGGCCCGCCCAGGTACCGGCTCGTCCACCCGGgctgcggcgacggcacgcccaCGACCGATAATCTTCACAGGTTCATGGTGGCGCTAGTGAATCTGGTGCAGAACCACATAGACTCGTGGCCCTTCATATCGCCGGTGCCTGCGGAGGAGGTGCCGGACTACTACGACGTGGTCAAGGATCCCATCTGCCTGGAGACAATCAAGGAGCGGGTGGAGAGCGGGGAGTACTACCAGACCCTCGAGATGTTCGCTGCGGACTTCAGACTGATGTTCAACAACTGCAGGCTGTACAACGCGCCGGACACTGTGTTCTACAAGAACGCCACGCGGCTCGAGGCGTACTTTGAGTCGAAGGTGGCAGCGGGAATTTCCTGGAAAGCTGGCAGGGGCGAACGGTCGCTTGACCGGTTCTGAGTGGAGACTGGAGCAAATACTGCATCTAACGCTATTTTATCGAACAAAACTTCTATGTCTACGCTATGTATTCGCAATGTTCGAGCGACGATGCGGTGTCCAGCGTCGTCGCAGTCCCTGTGTCCATTCCAGACGAGAGCTCCTCGACCAggtcaaggagctcgagccgAAAGTCAGCGATGAACCCCGGGGTTATCTTTCCGAGTTTACGCGTCAATGTCGACTCTTCGTCAACGTTCCCGGACTGACTGAGCTCGTGGGCGCTGcacaccgcgtccgccacggcCAGCACGTACAATCCACAGTCGTGACCATTATCCTGTCGGGGCGTAGCCGCTGGCGAGCTCGTAAACTTGTGCCGCCTGGAGTTGCAAAGGTagggcgcgaccgccgcgacgagacccgacgccgctcgctcgTTCACGGCCCCCGCCGAGTCGTAGTGCTCGAATGTGTCCATcccgcctcgctcgcccTTCCTGAACACAAGCAGGCTCCAGTGACTCCCTCCCTCCGGCACCTCCACGTCCTCGTTGTTGGACACGGAGAATAGTACGATCTGCCTGCTTTGCAACCCGAGGGGCTCCAAGATCTCCGCGACATCTCCTTCTGCCACGTTTGCCACCAGGAAGCTAACCGATGCGTCCACGAAGCTAACCGAGCGTCGTAAGCTGGCGTACTTGTCCTTCTGGAGGAATGAGAAGTAGAACCCCAAGATGGCGTCGTTGAGCCAGTTTGGACCGGTGAGAAGGCAGACGTCACGTACTCGGAGCAAGGTATCGTGGTAGTCCAGCACCTTGTCCTCCATGCCGAGGTTCACGATTGTCAGCCCGTAGGCCGCCTCGACGTAATCCTCGTTGCTTGGTGTCCCCTCCCCCTCACTGAACCTCATGCACGCATCGGTGCGGGGGGGTTTGATATCGCCAGATAACACCCAGTAAAGTCAAGTTAGTGAGCCACAACatgtcgagcgcggggggctcCGAGGATGTCGGCCGGGACCTCTGCCTCAGGCTCACATCTCGCAGAGTTCCCGAGAACGCCGCGCAGAAGGACAGGACTGGCCTGCCCTTCGGCGTCACCGTGCAGCCCTTCAAGCCGCTGCCGCACTTCCCAGTGGACGCGTCGGCACTTCTAGatcccgcggacgaggtggcgCGATGCGGCGACTGCTTCGGGTACGTCAACGGGTTCTGCGggctggagcgcgacggtTGGGTGTGCATCCTGTGCGGAAACTTCTCCTACTGGAGCTCCGATCCCGTGGGCGATGGCGGCAAGCCGCGGTACAAGAGGAACGCGCGCAGGAACGAGCTACCCGAGATCGCGCTCCCCGAGTACGAGATCGAggtggcgagggaggtgCTGACGGTAAACCCGCGCGAACCGCTGGGGACTGCGCCCGTGTacgtcgcgctcatcgaTACCACCGCACCCGAGGAGaccctcgagctcgtgcggAGCGCGGTTCTCGCGGCCATTGAGGCGGTGGGCCCCGACGCCCTCTTCGGCATCGTCACCTTCGCCGATCGGATCGGCCTGTACGACGTTCAAGCCGCGGCGCCTTCCGTGCGGCGGGTGGGGCTCGGCAAAGACGGGGGGCTCGCCATGCCGCTGGAGGAAGCGCTTCCGCTCAGAAGGCTGCTGGCGCCGGTGGGTGCGTtcaaggaggagctcgcggcggcggtcgagaccatcgcgccggcgaagtcGCGATTCGGATCTGCGGGGTTTTCGCATCCGGGGGTTGACGACGGGACGatcgacgggggcgacgggccgGTCGGTAGGAGGGCGTTCGGacccgcgctggaggcgacACTCGCGTGgctgggcgcggacgcggtggagacgaggggcgagggacggggagccggcgacggggtgggcgggggcgatcTCCGGCACCCCTCGTGCCGCGTCCTCTCGTTCCTTGCGGGCTTAcccaacctcggcgacggggctcTGGACGACGAGATATAccgcgagtgcgccgccgaTCTCGACTCCCCGGACCACGAGGAGGCTGCCAAAgcggcggacgccctcgGTCAACCGCGGGTCGACTTctacgcggacgcgggcgcgagagccgccctcgccgccgttgtcGTGGACGTCttctcgctcggcggcggggacggcgccgccgcgttcgcggatctcgcgtcggtcgcgccgctgacggagcagagcggcggcgcgctctaCCACTACGACACGGTCGGTAAGGGCGgtgcgagcgacgcgccgctccctcgcgacgtcttTCGCCTGCTCCGCGCGGAGTCCCAGGCGCACCACTGCACGCTGCGGCTGAGGACCAGCGCCGAGTTTGAGGTTGCCGCGgcgtacggcgccgcggtccccGACGACGTGTACCCCGGCCTGTACCACGTCGTGAGGTGCGGGCCGGGCGATTGCTTCGCGTTCGACTTTCGTCACAAGTCCGCGGCCGGGTTCGGCAGGCGCGGGGACTGCCCGCCAaccgcgcagctcgcgttTGAGTACACCGCGCtgacgccgctgccgccggaTCCCGCGACGCAGGCGGCGAGGTACCTGAGGCAGCGTCGAAGGAGGGTGTGCACCGCGCAGGCGAgggtggcgtcgtcccccAAGGACGTGTTCGCCACTGTCGACGCGGAGTGCGTCGTCAGCCTGCTCGCGCACAAGATcctggccaccgcggaggagaaaGGCCTTGCCGAGGCGAGGCTGCTCCTCTCCGACTGGCTCGTCATCCTCACCAGCAGGTTCAACCACGAgaccggcgtcgcgaggttcGATCCCAaggacgcggccgcggtggacggcgcgtTCACGTCGTGCGTCCCGCTGCAGCAGATGCCTCGGATGGTCTTCGCGCTCCTTCGCTCGACGATGCTccgaccccgcggcgtccagcccGACGAACGAACCCGCGCGAGAGCCCTCGCCAGGCGACTcgacccgccgtcgctctcgcGCCTGCTCTACCCGCGACTGAGCAGCTacgccgacgtggacacCCAGGCGTTCCCGCGACACTCCCTGACGCGCACGGCGGTGACCACGTCCAACGGCGCCGTGTTCCTCGTGGACgccttcgacgtcgtcgtggtctTCTACGCGCCCGCGCAGCCCGGGAGCGAGCGAGCGTCGCTGccgtacccgccgccgcagggcagcgcggtgcgcgcggcggtgaacgcgctgCGAGAGGAGCGGGAGGTGA
The genomic region above belongs to Micromonas commoda chromosome 4, complete sequence and contains:
- a CDS encoding Ulp1 protease family protein, whose translation is MEDKVLDYHDTLLRVRDVCLLTGPNWLNDAILGFYFSFLQKDKYASLRRSVSFVDASVSFLVANVAEGDVAEILEPLGLQSRQIVLFSVSNNEDVEVPEGGSHWSLLVFRKGERGGMDTFEHYDSAGAVNERAASGLVAAVAPYLCNSRRHKFTSSPAATPRQDNGHDCGLYVLAVADAVCSAHELSQSGNVDEESTLTRKLGKITPGFIADFRLELLDLVEELSSGMDTGTATTLDTASSLEHCEYIA
- a CDS encoding histone acetyltransferase (Histone acetyltransferase in the GNAT/MYST superfamily; pedicted homolog of yeast GCN5. ChromDB ID: HAG20102), translated to MRHKARAQANTLAGGFNWLCPEEKPTLGPPKGTESTADRAAVGARTAKGGGMDLIRNFLGGGNNGEEPDAKRVKREDDDSAGAANGGANGTSTSGAGGAGGAGVEGKVDHLGQYAMREIHLRKQEEDGELVYMVIKNDGEEQNMIWLVNLKNIFSKQLPNMPKEYIVRLVMDPRHHSMICLKNNTVIGGITYRPFWRQNMGEIAFCAVSANEQVKGYGTRLMNHLKEYVCDKENMTHLITFADNNAVGYFQKQGFTKDVMMEREKWVGYIKEYDGGTIMECALSAQVSYTEFPVMIRQQRAAVDEKVREMSNSHVVYPGLAQFKGPAGPGGVRKPVPPEVIKGIKEAGWEPPGPPRYRLVHPGCGDGTPTTDNLHRFMVALVNLVQNHIDSWPFISPVPAEEVPDYYDVVKDPICLETIKERVESGEYYQTLEMFAADFRLMFNNCRLYNAPDTVFYKNATRLEAYFESKVAAGISWKAGRGERSLDRF
- a CDS encoding set domain protein (Predicted histone H3 lysine 4 methyltransferase. ChromDB ID: SDG20124); amino-acid sequence: MSPADAATGGAVSGEVEKLTAKTRELQSALLSDLGGNRFECFRAPTTLTDAYTEAQAFQAALADDPDGKKKRRMMEEEAERTKKWAMPPGESLIDENHAPFLAYNEEYFRHITAEDVAAFVPEGPTKLEDDPDFRIPALGRYYVLEWEDEDAQEAERRRLYEEELRRNPPPPPPPEPKPKKKSHKKKATRPDDKLQVQVVSPMENPDEKAECCHVCWDGESYEDNPILFCETCDVAVHKGCYGIVRIPTGDWNCKACVFKKKNPSKRAPQCCLCPTPGGALKPTGNGKWCHLFCSQWMPETFIDDIKTMEPVMGIGDIDKERNALTCSVCKKRGCGPCIQCVFGHCAVAYHPICAFNAGDHTMQIKTRIGEEGCQYLSYCVKHSKVIGASASGKKREEDSVEEDGDDGETSERETEITDSDVDISESVSMSKKRGRGRPTKAELEARKRASVGTPAATGRSTRGKPSPPLEFSRTFTKVTERDQALEDADHDEEGAEKENANAAGIASIDAMERAKEREREREKQLHEVADAEIKSLLMNDVTLSKRTIAEVAKSAGVVGGTRVLEAWIASDAKESATEHQPVVQAIRAWLRKESLQAMSPKKPIADGGEDGQSNGAVLMDVEEGAGAVGLGRSALMGVTKEGEEGVKAEDDPAMALVGHPDGPEHDPPVDIQHLSEHTIQVLAMPPPGMPEEPESARQDDDTSKTEKKPGPGRPPKCPVCVVHKKGICGTVSAPLKCHRRNKQAAAQVTPDSPSATWEEGEEPDSMEEELAKLDRATDLLGLAPDDEVVGELLQAQAALARTLWITRTLAAKALTNAKAAAADEAADRQEKIEWVEETEKYEERWRGGRWREEYLRKRGLPSADLQGAFGAMSGTISPGGTTQLSPGGTRHQLAELVDPLVETGAMEDALCAVCGGGDSEEPNEIIFCERCEVAVHQDCYGVDEVPEDDWLCWPCHVAEENEKARGMPPSRPPRWLREAGDGSLYDPRPACVLCPVKRGALRAVIEPAPPPKHSAPRSTAATVSAAAAPATPSKDGGYGDSTLVDGPAAAGGDAEPTRQTAVNIEARTESGAADEENCNKILPNSPAAVRRAALVGYDVHPGKDPHTVCPPVGAPVKKESDEGAVRWAHVVCAQCVPGIDFASAPEPGVASAVVRGLDRVPRSAFEADCIVCRRSEGAVVQCTAPGCTLNFHPLCARRNGWLLSEAEFQNSKRHAFCGRHSMAERRRLEAGGDPRAVGGGGRGRGRPPLSGRGGRGGRGPKAGGSKRRPPPTRDEMELLKRSRYGLEKLRILCERVLRREKLKRSELELQTELWSMQMAGLDDGGGATTEISPPPSPSRLRAWMTPRMADSLNATLPLGYAYQPESP
- a CDS encoding predicted protein; this encodes MSSAGGSEDVGRDLCLRLTSRRVPENAAQKDRTGLPFGVTVQPFKPLPHFPVDASALLDPADEVARCGDCFGYVNGFCGLERDGWVCILCGNFSYWSSDPVGDGGKPRYKRNARRNELPEIALPEYEIEVAREVLTVNPREPLGTAPVYVALIDTTAPEETLELVRSAVLAAIEAVGPDALFGIVTFADRIGLYDVQAAAPSVRRVGLGKDGGLAMPLEEALPLRRLLAPVGAFKEELAAAVETIAPAKSRFGSAGFSHPGVDDGTIDGGDGPVGRRAFGPALEATLAWLGADAVETRGEGRGAGDGVGGGDLRHPSCRVLSFLAGLPNLGDGALDDEIYRECAADLDSPDHEEAAKAADALGQPRVDFYADAGARAALAAVVVDVFSLGGGDGAAAFADLASVAPLTEQSGGALYHYDTVGKGGASDAPLPRDVFRLLRAESQAHHCTLRLRTSAEFEVAAAYGAAVPDDVYPGLYHVVRCGPGDCFAFDFRHKSAAGFGRRGDCPPTAQLAFEYTALTPLPPDPATQAARYLRQRRRRVCTAQARVASSPKDVFATVDAECVVSLLAHKILATAEEKGLAEARLLLSDWLVILTSRFNHETGVARFDPKDAAAVDGAFTSCVPLQQMPRMVFALLRSTMLRPRGVQPDERTRARALARRLDPPSLSRLLYPRLSSYADVDTQAFPRHSLTRTAVTTSNGAVFLVDAFDVVVVFYAPAQPGSERASLPYPPPQGSAVRAAVNALREEREVTPRVVYIRGGAEDPSAFHDLLIEELDVDGLEGGASGFVGFLHTVESQARRFMREA
- a CDS encoding hypothetical protein (Protein of unknown function (DUF1336). This family represents the C-terminus (approximately 250 residues) of a number of hypothetical plant proteins of unknown function. expressed; conserved uncharacterized DUF1336 protein); translated protein: MACCFKQPTVEDDDGPTLVAGKFAADNAPAGHVVNRDSELKSRKASNARPARISNGAAHSGRAPRLSMGDTDDEWHDAEDTMPSLDPTWANSPSSKEIGSILEEHGIKLEVREAPAEGIGRCLIPRLDIPFEKPGDGDTLSWSANPLGQGFRLRGKQYKKDRKKFPSEKPLYDVVHVLAFRSDKQKLDFGELIFGGDVGEIIHGCPTVYIANLMLPDYPPANPLWGKKEKGGPDGPGQHIVVVARMTEETRAELERCGGDVDKMAPEVGLMARHFRAGPHDENGMDMPPHPAPVRHCTKMVCMVADGQQELPMVVRVAIGQGNGKPFMVNKTGYFTKHEGKGYFEIAVNAHNFGQFATNGLRNCHSFFKHLVLDIGVTLQGDHPDELPERLLFAFRAVKPDLHHIQVHVDELDEEAKSIGKGREARPWLSWDELKMPGT